The Coregonus clupeaformis isolate EN_2021a unplaced genomic scaffold, ASM2061545v1 scaf2833, whole genome shotgun sequence sequence CTACACAATTGATTGATTATGTCTACACTCCACACCCTCAGCCCCTTCCGATGATGCCTATTGGACCAGCCTGGCCCACCTGGTCCTCACAGCCATATCCCCAACCATACCACTGTGCTCCAACCATGGTGGGTGTTGCTATACCTCCCATGTCAGTGGTTGATCCCAGCATCCCCTCTATGGtgatggaaggagagaaggagaagaggcgACGAGCTGTTAGGTCGAGGCCAAAAAGAGACCCCAACAGTTTCACTCGGAAATATAGGAGATTGATGGAGGTGATGGGCAAGACTGGAACCAAAATTGACAACACCTCTTATACAAACTATCAGAGGTTTGGGAACACAAACGATATGTATAAGAGATGGGATGCTACTGATATGGTCAATCTTCCAAGTCAGGCAATTGAGGCCCAAACAGAAGATATGGGTACCTCTGACAGAGACTTGTGTCAGAAGCAGAAATATATGCTAATGGTTAATGAAGAGCAGAACAGCATGAGGGAAAAGAGAGACGAAGACAAGATGAATAGAGAGCAAGATGGAGAGAAAACCCCAAAAGTGAGAGCTGTGGGACTGAAAGGCCAACATGAGATGAGCATGAGTCAGAGCATTCGCAGCCAAGTGAAAAGTCATAGCCCAACTAACTATGACACAGTGATGGCAGTCGGACAGGACGTTGCAGGTGACGACAGGAGCTTTCAGAGCTACCCTATCATCGTTCACTCTCAGCAGCACCTGGTCAGTCCGTCTCTCTTCAGCCAAGACGGGAACTCTCACAGTCAATGTCCTGAGATACCCTTCAGCACCATATCCCTGTCAGAGTGTGCAGCCCTCATGGACACGTGTCTCTTCCCACCTTGGCCACAGGGGTCAAAGGCTTTTGTAGTTggagaagacacagagacaggcttGGCCCCTGCTGCCTCCAATGACAGGTCAACAGACTGCCATAGCAATGAGAGTCATAGTAGGTATGTGCCCTTGGATGACAGCACCTTGATTGATGAACTTTACTATCAGTACACATGCGACAGATCTACAACATTCTTACCAGATGGACAGGACTAAAGAATGGAGAGAGCAGGTTCAAAATCATCTGAGACTTTTGAAAATGTTTATCTGGCTCtaataaattatatattttcaGCATTCAAAACTGTATTGTGACCTTTTCTTCCATAGCTACGGGACATTTATCCCCCCGCTCATAATAGTAGGCGTACTGTGTTCACAATGTTCATCAAAAACCATGTCCTTTGAAAAAAGAAGCTTGAAACCCATTGGTAGTCTACAGGTAATTTTCGCACTTCATTTTACGGTCTACATACAATTTAGTCCCAATGTAGCATTATCAGTTAATAACATTAGCATATCACTTACCTGTTTGAGAAAACATTGTATTTGGGAGTAAAATGATAAGGAAATAAAAAAGTTTCACAACTATTTGAAGTTTCATCGTTCACGAGCCAATGTGAAGCCTTCCAAAATGACCACTGACAGACCACGGTTTTACAAAGGTCCTTGGCTCCTCAAAAGGTATGCTCAGTTCAGCTGCCTTCGGTTTTCCATTAGGCTAAAAAAGGAGTAGGGATAGGCTGAAATAAGATAAAATCAAAGACACAGCCGAGAGTCAAAGAAAGTCCGTTTCTAGGAGGTTCGCAAGAGCTGATAAAAGCACTTCCCCGGCACACCGGACTGCGGCGCGTGACAACAAACTCCACGAGCAATAGCAGCATCATATTAGGAGGAGCATCCACTAACCTTATCTCGACCGAATCTACAGCGGCGACTGTTTGGACAAGGACAAGTGATAAGAGTATTGAAGTCGGGGACTATTCAGCTGTATCAACAGGAAAGTGGTCGAGTCGTCATGATTGTGGTCATTCATTCACTGAGAACTGATGCAGCTTTCCATTGTGAGCAAATGAAATAAAAGTAGAATTTTGatgctttttttgttgttgaaaataaTGGACTGTTATTACAATGTTTGTTCTTGGCACAATGTTATTAGTTATGATTGATTTTTCCTCTGGACTGTAATTACCACTCAACAAACTGTCTGTGAACTCTACCCAAAACACATAATTTTGTCACCGTTGGTGCTGCTGAGtggatgacattatgttgtaTACTATCACCTTTACAAATGCATAATAAACAAAAACAACGGAAATTAATTATAGCACTGCAAATTTATGACAATATCATTAGTTGATTGAAATGTTAACACTTGACCAATTTGACCGAGCTTGGCAGGTAATTTGCCTTTTAATTATTCTGCAGTATACTATAATTAGACACATTCCATACTCCCACGTAGGACCAGAACAAGTATGGTtaaactgaatttaccacaggcaaAGAGGTGTACAGCCTATGAAAACCTTTTTTCCCTAGTCATCCAAAAAATGTGTTGTTTTCTCTCTAAATATCCAACGACAATCTAGGCGATAATGATTTCCATCCACTATGCAGTCATGGGATGTTTAGTCACTACTCCAATCCACTAAACCAGATGATCATACTGTATCTTTCAGGAAAATGACTCGGCCAAAGACTGGGATTTTGGATAGGCCAGATATCACTTGGGCCAATGTAGCTCACTCTAAACTGTATCCATTCTCATTTTAAAGTGCATTGTGCAACCATATACCttacagcagtggttcccaaccaggggtactaagACCCcttgggggtacttggcctatccacagggggtacttgagaaaacttatgagaccataggcttactggtaaaatgcacatgagggggtacttcaggggtactccgggcagagcaaaattcagttggtggcacAGTAagcaaaaaaggttgggaaccactgtgctTACAGCATTCCAAGATCTCTTTCAGTGTTTAGATTTGACCTGACAATGATCGCTCAGTTTGAATTGTTTATACacagatgtaggatattaatttgagccagtttgctacagcatgaaaataatcctgaagcaatatgtgaattattatgtggattctaatatggaaatgttttgtaggggctgatacattttttgttatggcaaatcaagtctgacatttctaagtggaaattacaaatgtTGGAAGATTTTTTAAACCTCGAATACACTACATGTTTGCTTTTCATTATGTACTGGGAAATTATCAGCAAcaatagtgatcaaattaagattctacatcgGGAAAAATGGGAAATGCTATTAATTGCTGAGCCTCAGTTGAACCTATAATATAACGGCAATGTGTGTGAGACATAAAAATGAGTCAGATCACCAGAAACCAGATGTTGAATTGTGTTTATAAAGACTGCAATTTTCCCATAGCTGTGGACATCATTCAATAGCACATTGAAATCCCACACTGACATTTGTTTGAGAACTGTTGAAATTACATAACACATTATTAAATATCTCTATAAAGTCAGGACTGATACCTTAATGGGGGGGTTCAGTGGGCTCAAAGAGCtcatgaaaaacaaacaaaccaatCAGATGGGTGATCTTTTTTTTCTGAAGGTCATAGAATGGTTTTCACATGATGACCTTTATATTCTGCTGGAGAAAGGTTCTCTAACCGTCTTGTCCAGGGCTTTCTCCTTTCGACTCTCAGGCAGAGGGAGGAACAACCTCTTGCTCGTAAATCTCCTGGACCATCAACCTATGAGAGTCTGGAAAATCTATCAGGTAAAGCACAGATATTCCCCCTCATGCAGTTTCTCTCCCATAACAAGTAATTAGGTCAAATCTTGTTCATTCCTAATCACTTTGTTTTTCAACCATGTGAACACTGTATACAATCATGTATAAGTCTAATCTTGGGGGAAGAATAAGTGATCTCACCAATTAACaaatacaggtaactgacaaTTTGATAGTTTAATCTAAACACGTGACCTCATTTTGTgcaattttccccatcacaatcAGTTATGCATGCATGGAGTGAGGAGAAAATAACACTACTTCCTATACCTCCTGTGGGAAATCTGATATCAGCTAATGGAACCATGGAACAAAACCAGTGTGTAATTACCTTGACCTTCGCTTACAAACCCTGATTGCACAACTTCATGTACACACAACATGATTTTGGTATTTATATTGTTTATACTTTTAGCCCCTAATTTGTGCAACACAAAACGCGTCCCTCTCACATACAATATTTACATCACAGTGTAAAGCCTACTactaaaaaaaatataaataaaaaaaaatgtggaaagtggttatcccactggctatagggtgaatgcaccaatttgtaagtcgctctggataagagcgtctgctaaatgacgtaaatgtaaatgtaaagcacACACAGTTTTAACTATTTCACCAACAGAACAAAACAAAGGAAGCAAAATACTAAAGATAAAGACAGAACAGGCTCCATGATTTATGGCACAAGGAAAAGTAAATGATAGCTCTAGTGACAGGCCTTACAGGGCCATTAACGGACTGACCTTGTCCATGTAGCCCAGTGGTGTTGCAACAGGGAACCACTCAAGAGGCCAAAGCCATACACATGTCCAGacatgttgtcacgatcgtcgggtacagaggaccaaggcgcagcgtgaaaggtgaacatatttattaaataatgataacacgaacaaaaacaacaaatgataacgtgacgtcctcggtctaacacaaaccacactggaacaagatcccacaaacactgtgggaaaactggctgcttaagtatggttcccaatcagagagaacaagcaacagctgatacacgttgcctctgattgagaaccacactggccaacatagaaatacaaaactagaacaaaaacaaatgaaaactcacaccctggctcaacatactagagtccccagagccagggcgtgacacatgtgCTCACTTGCCCAGCCCACTTCTGCTTATTGAAATAAATATGGCACTATGGAGAAATTGAGAAAGTGATGCTCATTATAATCAATTGCCAAGGAGGAGGTACTGCTGAGCAGATTGGTATATCGACATTGTCAATTGTTATACAGACAAAAAGGATGGGAGGCTATTATATAACATTATAAAAACGATGGAAATAGTTTCATTATTTTACTAGACACTATGCAGTATTAAAGCTGTCGATATGCATGACCTTGTTTCTAGTGCCCTAGCTGCACAGTAAATAAAAATAACCCTCACACTGCTTGTTGTGCTCCAGAAACAACCTAAACTATGAGGTCTTCATCAGGTCTCATGTCAGTTGCTGACCTCTGAACTTTTTAGATATGCATACAGTGTTCCACCCTTTCTGACATGACATCTAAGTATGACATTGACCCAGCACCCTGATTTACACTGCAACCTGTTCACTGAAATGAAAGATGAAAGTACTTACTTAAACCCAATGCACTGGGGAAATGAACCTCCCCTTGACCCTTTGATCGCAATGGAGAACTACATCATACTGTTTCTTCACTTTAGGTCTTGTTCTTGTATAATAATTACATAATGTCTCAATTAACTAGGCAAACAATCCCGGTCGAGGAGAGAGACGGCTtctccatttacatttacgtcatttagcagatgctcttatccagagcgacttacaaattggtgcattcaccttgtgatagccagtgggacaaccactttacaatttttgttttcttattttttatttttattttatttttttgttgttaatttTTCTtatctttgaaaatatatatttcttatcttttaatttgtaattttttagagtatatttttaattttaatttgttttatatatatatatatatatattttgtttgtttattttttatttttcaaaaaaaaaagtattattattattattaatatatatatatttttaatttatttatttttacatttttgtgggggggggggggtagaaggattatttttatactatcccaggtattccttaaagaggtagggtttcaagtgtctccggaaggtggttagtgactccactgtcctggcgtcgtgagggagcttgttccaccattggggtgccagagcagcgaacagttttgactgggctgagcgggaactgtgcttccacagaggtagggggaccagcaggccagaggtggaagaacgcaatgcccttgtttgggtgtagggactgattagagcctgaaggtaaggaggtgccgttcccctcacagctccgtaggcaagcaccatggtcttgtagcagatgcgagcttcaactggaagccagtggagtgtgcggaggagcggggtgacgtgagaaaacttgggaaggttgaacaccagacgggctgcggcattctggatgagttgtaggggtttaatggcacagacagggagcccagccaacagcgagttgcagtaatccagacgggagatgacaagtgcctggattaggacctgtgccgcttcctgtgtaaggtagggtcgtactctgcgaatgttgtagattatgaacctacaggatcgggtcaccgctttgatgttagcgtagaacgacagggtgttgtccagggtcacgccaaggttctttgcactctgggaggaggacacaatggagttgtcaaccgtggtAGCTAGGAAAAGGAAatcgctaaatggcatataatatTATATGGcgagatcataataataataatggagcgggcagtccttccccgggaggaagagcagctctgtcttgctgaggttcagcttgaggtggtgatccgacatccacactgatatgtctgccagacatgcagagatgcgattcgccacctggttatcagaagggggaaaggagaagattaattgtgtgtcgtctctgtagcaatgataggagagaccatgtgaggatatgacagagccaagtgacttggtgtatagagagaataggagagggcctagaactgagccctgggggacaccagtggtgagagcacgtggtgcggagacagattctcgccacgccacctggtaggagcgacctgtcaggtagaacgcaatccaagagtgagccgcgccggagatgcccaactcggagagggtggagaggaggatctgatggttcacagtatcaaaggcatcagataggtctagaaggatgagagcagaggagagagagttagctttagcagtgcggagagcctccgtgacacagagaagagcagtctcagttgaatgaccagtcttgaaacctgactggtttggatcaagaaggacattctgagagagatagcaggagagttggctatagacggcacgctcaagagttttggagagaaaagaaagaagggatactggtctgtagttgttgacatcggagggatcgagtgtaggttttttgaggaggggtgcaactctcgctttcatgaagatggaagggacatagccagcggacaaggatgagttgatgagcgaggtgaggtaagggagaaggtctccggaaatggtctggagaagagaggaggggatagggtcaagcgggcaggttgttgggcggccagccgtcacaagtcgcactGTTGCATGTGTTGCTTTTTTGATTTCTAAGACCAAACATCCTCTTTCTAGACAAAGATAAAAGTAGTCCTACctaagggaggaggggtgagaggggagacAGTTGAAGGGATGGGCGGGAATAGCTGGATCTAGGACCCACAGTCACTTTTGTGGCTGCGCTTAAACAACGGTAAAAACAGACGGCGGGTTCTGGTACATCAGTCAGAGACGGGCTGTGGCCCAGGCAGACAGAGGGGCGTTGAGCTGGAGGAGAATGGCTGGGGAGGAAATAGGAGACCGTTTAGTAATGAACCCAAGCAGTTAATGGGAGAACCATTTCCACAGCCCACCTCCACAGTCCAAACATATACCATCGGCTGCCATTTGTTCTTTGTATTCTCAATCTGTATTTAGCTTTGcgtctttttctttctttcagtACACCTACAGCTACCAGAGATATCTCTCTGTTTTACAGCGTGATTTGTCTGGGCTATTCACTTTTTTGTGTTCAGACAATATAGCAATTAGGCACCGTTGACAGTTCTCTGCTTTGGCACTCTTCACTAACTTACTGTGGGGTTAAGTGGGATGTGTTTAAGTGTACTTAAACAGAGGGTCAACACTGGCCTCTCAGGTTGACAGCTTTGACAAAAACCCACAATAATTGGTACAACCGAACCTTGAGGGCATGGTAGCTGTAAAGGACACTGGATACAATGGCGAGCACTATTCTAAGACACAGCTGAAAAGGCAAAGGTTGAACCAAGTGCTCTATCTCAGCTTTATAGGGGCATTAGGGTCAACTCCTTTACAGGGGCTGTATGGCCTGTATCGGGTTTCCTGTTGCCTTTAGCCTCTCCTGTCAGCTGTCCTGATGGGCCCAAATAAAAAAGCCACCACAACAACTGCGTGGATAAACTCTCCCACATGCAGATATGTATTTGTGTAAGGGGATCCCCTCCACTTTACGTCTGACCCCAATAAATTGCAGCTGTGACCTCGGACCTCCTCTGTCTGTGTCAAGACCGAGGTTCCATCCTCATTCGCTATAGGATATTGGGAATCTATCAGGAAAAAAAGAGAGTAAGGTTTCTTTCAGAatgccaattttttttttttactcatagcACAATTGACCATTATAGATGGCTGATAGCTTTTATTTGTTTCATAGAACAACGAACAGGACTTGGCATAGCACAATGGCAACTGAATACCATGATCAATGCAGTTATGGTTTGTGTATGTTTCTCTTAGTTGCCTAGAGAGCACTGACCTGAATGGAGGAAACAGCCTTGACGATAAGTCATTATATTATTCTATACACCGTAATGTCCAACAACTTCATTGTTGCTTGGGGATAAAGCTGACAAAACACTGAGATGTGACCAGATCCATTTCACAATGACCACAAAATGTTGATGGAGGGGGCTACTCATTTTACTATTGGGCCAGTTGTTACAAAGACATAATGAAAGATGGAAATGTATTGTGCAGGACAGAACTTGCTGGTGACAGTCTGACTTGTCTGGGAGGCTTAGTCTGTAAAAGTGTCTCCATGTAGCTATAGTAGACATAAAACAGCTGTCTGATTCAGAGAATGATAGCAAGTCAGGGTCTGGAAGAGGCATAATCTCCGCATGCCAAGTCCTGGCCTGTCTCTAGAGGGTTTCTGATGAAGCATTCATTATGAACTCTTTACTTACCAGGTAGGCTACACTGTGTCTTACTGATGAAAATACGCCTCGGAATTTAACTGAAATAGTGAGAGAACTGCTGAAatacatatatttacattttacattttagtcatttagcagacgctcttatccagtaagtgagtgcatacatgtttttttcatactggtcccccatgggaaacgaaaccacaaccctggggttgcaaatgccatgctctatcaaatgAGCGACACAGGACTATATTACGTATAACAAGAGACATTCCCTCTCTACATCTATGCagactcctctttctctctcacacacacacagaagagccTACCCAACTGATGTTATCAACACACACTACATACTTTTCACTTAGAGTATGTAGTGCCATCTAGTGGTTTCTTCTTTACCTCACCCCACCTGACAAGAGGTAAGCTATTGGAGACCAAATTAATAATTCAGAAATAATTAGAAATGCCCTCTGTCAACCTGGACTCAAGGGTAGACCTAACATAGTAAAGGTAAATCAGgcacactccaattagtatgatatgttacgtttcgtatggtatgtattaatttgtggatgtccatcatccattttgtatgatacgttatgaattacaattcgtacaatatgttacgaatttgcaaaacgtatgatacactatgtggacaccccttcaaataagtggatttgtctatttcagccacacacgttgctgaccggtgtatataatcgagcacaccgccatacaatctccatagacaaacattggcagtagaatggccttactgaagagctcagtgactttcaacgtggcaccatcataggatgccacctgctagagctgccccggtcaactgtaatgcTGTTatagtgaagtggaaacgtctaggagcaacaacggctcatccacaaagtggtaggccacacaagctcacagaatgggactgccgagtgctaaagcacgtagcgcgtaaaaatcgtctgtcactatcgagttccaaactgcctctggaagcaacgtcagaacaagaactgttcgtggccgagcagccgcacacaagcttaagatcaccatgcgcaatgccaagcgtcggctggcaagcgtcggctggagtggtgtaatgctcgccgccattggactctgaagcagtggaaatgcgttctctggagtgtttaatcatgcttcaccatctggcagtctgacggatgaatctgggtttggcggatgccaggagaactctacctgcccgaatgcatagtgccaactgtaaaggttggtggaggaggaataatgatccggggctgtttttcatggttcggcttggccccttagttccagtgaagggaaatcttaatgctacagcatacaatgacattctagacgattctgtgcttccaactttgtggcaacagtttgggaaaggccctttcctgtttcagcatgacaatgcccccgtgcacaaagcgaggtctatacagaaatggtttgtcaagatcggtgtggaagaacttgactggcctgtacagagccctgacctcaaccccatcgaacacctttgggatgaattggaatgccaactgcgagccaggcctaatcgcccaacatcagtgcccaacctcactaatgttcttgtggctgaatggaagcaagtccccgcaacaatgtccaacatctagtggaaagccttcccagaagagtggaggctgttatagcagcaaaggggggaccaactccatattaatgcccatgattttggaatgagatgtttgacgagcaagtgtcaacatacactacatgatgttacaaattccaatttgttgtggctaacgttagctaggtgccTAACGCTAACGTTAACTAGGTGGCTAagtttagctaggctaggggttagggttaaggttaggggaagggttagttaacatgctaagtagtttcaaagtagctaaaaattagtaagtaattagctaaaatgctaaagttgtccatgatgagattcaaatACGCAACCTTTGGGTTCCTAGATGTTggtgttatacgcccacccatccaacCCGACTAAGTAACCTTCTGTTTTATgtataccaaacgtaacatatcatactaatttgagtgtcctggatttacatttactatgttacgtctaatcTACGAGACCAAGCTGCCTCTGTCCACACATCCTGACTGTGTAAATTAccatattattttatattctgTTACTCATAGCAATTCAGTGATCAAACACATTTGTGAACAGACAAACACTTTTGATTTAATCAAATATTCTAAGAAGCTACACTAAAGTTCACACATTCGAAAACTACCCTTCAGGATAGAAAGTCTACCAAGCGCAGACCGCATTATTTCATATGCCTCAAAATTGCTTAGTCAGTCTTTACTAATCTGACGGGTCCTTAAGTTTGAGGGTTGATATTGGCATTCAGAGGGCACATTGTTCCTTGGTTGCTAGGAAGTTCATGTTTCTCTTCTAGCAGAGTCTCCTGCTGTGCTCAGCATTTTGCATATTCTTTATGGAAAGTCTCCAGACCCTGGTCACTTAGCAACCACTTTTATTGTATTGAACACTTTCTCCCTGTGTTGTCCCTTACATAACATCAAACAGTGCAACCTGAACTTGAAACTTGCAGTGATTTCTGAACATGTGTCTTCTGTAACAGATTGGTGTCTTTGAAATTCCAGGTAAGAGTAAAATGATTTATCCCTGGTCAACGCTGCTTGATGTTTTTAAAAGAGGTTGAAGAAAAATGTGTGTAATGTTAGACACTTGAGAGCTTTCTACTTCTTATTGTTGGAAGTTCAATAGCCCTTCTTTTTTTCTTTGCACCTGAACAGGTTATCGTTCATTCAATTTCAGGACTGAGATATCACAATGACCTCTAACAGTTATTTGGATCCTTCAACAtcagtttattttaataaaaagaCAGTATTTTCTGCCAACCTGAACTTGGCCACCATAAGAAGCAAAGGCTTTATCCGTCCTCATTCTCCACATCAGGTTGATCCATGGAACTTGAAGCCACCAGATTTCTCTCCTAAACTCTACACATCTCTGAGTGTCCCTCGAAGGAAGAACACAAAAAATACACACCAACATTTACTGTCACTTGCCTCCAGTGAGACAGCCTTCAGAGTGGACAGAGTTACCCCAAACATTCTACTTACCGAGATTGACCAGAATAAGAAAGCCTTGCCAAAGTTCAGTACATCATACAGACCTCCTGGCTCTTTAGAATCCAAGCTGATGTTCGTTAAAACAGGGAAATACCCTCCTGTGACCTACAAGAACCCTAAACCACATAACTTTAGACCGGTATGGTGCTGGAACATAACACCTTCCTTAACATGTTCATTGTGATTTCTATTAATGGTACAAAATACTGGTACTAAATTCTTGCCGTGTATGATTCTAACACAAGATGGCAACAAATATATTGAAAATATTTTGCTCTGAAATATTTCAATTCAGCTTGCTGATGACATGCCAAATATAGTTACTGCAGCTGAAAGGGATCCTGGTCACTTGAACTTCAAATCTCAGCACCTGAGTATAAGTAAGTCAGCTTTCCTGGATATTGGTGTGTAGACACTGCTCTATTAGTGTAATTAGACAATTTCCTAAGCATCATCCATTTATCATTTGAAAGCTATGTCCATGGCCTTTTATCAAAACTATGCCTACATTACACTGATGTTGCACAGAAAACTCAGCAATATCCTGCCGACTGTGACACTGGTTTTCATTCTACTCCAGTTAGGGGCACCAGATCGGACACAGACATTTACTCAAGGGAACCTTTGGGGAAGATGGACACCTATAAGCCAACAGAGCCCAGATGGGAGGCCAGGCTCACACTCCCTAAATTGCCATGGCCCTCAAAATCTGCCTCCTACACTGTGAGTGGGCTGGTTTATACCCAGCCTGGCTATAGGCCCCACACCATTTTAATTCAATGCTTTCATGTCTGCTTCAGGCCATTTCAGTAGCGTGAGTGTTGAATTGGTCAGTTACCATGTTATTATGCTGTTAAACCCAAAAGTGCTAAAACAAAACGATTTCCCCGcccgccactgttttggtaaaaagcttagggttggggctggagaaatgtaaccactcttaaattcatagacagagatatggatatcaaggactgaccatccatgatgtcAAAATTATTGTTTTAACTATATGTTTTAAAGCTATACAGTGTAGGGTCATCTTTAAGCCATTCAAAAGCCTAGAGCATAAGGCAAACCCATAATAAATATAGTATATTCTGCGTCAAGTTTCTACTGATATACATTTTCTGAAATATTTTCTTCTTCTCAGAGACACAGGCACAGACGCGGAGTGTA is a genomic window containing:
- the LOC121560983 gene encoding uncharacterized protein LOC121560983 — encoded protein: MGTSDRDLCQKQKYMLMVNEEQNSMREKRDEDKMNREQDGEKTPKVRAVGLKGQHEMSMSQSIRSQVKSHSPTNYDTVMAVGQDVAGDDRSFQSYPIIVHSQQHLVSPSLFSQDGNSHSQCPEIPFSTISLSECAALMDTCLFPPWPQGSKAFVVGEDTETGLAPAASNDRSTDCHSNESHIYFNKKTVFSANLNLATIRSKGFIRPHSPHQVDPWNLKPPDFSPKLYTSLSVPRRKNTKNTHQHLLSLASSETAFRVDRVTPNILLTEIDQNKKALPKFSTSYRPPGSLESKLMFVKTGKYPPVTYKNPKPHNFRPLADDMPNIVTAAERDPGHLNFKSQHLSIIRGTRSDTDIYSREPLGKMDTYKPTEPRWEARLTLPKLPWPSKSASYTRHRHRRGVYSAFMDRVEEKISSSWKTV